A window of Sulfurovum riftiae contains these coding sequences:
- a CDS encoding thioesterase, FlK family: MQPNTHLNVDTSLCGRVTKLQEKYAEVLLHTTRQMAVDEKGLVHGGFIFGAADYAAMSAVNDPNVVLGAAVSKFIAPVKVGDTVLCRASVVDAKGKKREVKVQAFVQDLLVFEGSFTTFVLEKHVLG, encoded by the coding sequence ATGCAACCAAACACCCATCTCAATGTCGATACTTCACTATGCGGACGTGTCACCAAACTGCAGGAAAAGTATGCAGAAGTGCTTCTACATACAACACGGCAGATGGCTGTGGATGAAAAGGGGCTGGTGCATGGAGGGTTCATTTTCGGGGCGGCTGACTATGCGGCGATGTCTGCAGTGAATGATCCTAATGTGGTATTAGGTGCAGCTGTTTCAAAATTCATCGCACCTGTGAAAGTGGGCGACACTGTATTGTGCAGAGCTTCAGTTGTAGATGCAAAAGGAAAGAAGAGAGAAGTCAAGGTGCAGGCTTTTGTACAGGACCTACTTGTATTCGAGGGGAGTTTTACGACCTTTGTTTTGGAGAAGCATGTTCTGGGTTGA